A region of the Bacillota bacterium genome:
GACTTTACCACCTGGTTCTTATTGAGAATGAATTCTTCCTCACTGGCCTTGTGGGCATCGGTGGGGGAGATGTAGCCCAGCTCGACCATCCGGGACAGCACAATTGCCCGACGGCGCTTCGCGGCATCCGGGTATTTGTATGGGTCATAGGTGCCTGGGCTCTGGATCAAGCCAGCCAGCATCGCCGCTTCTCCCAGGGTGATCCGGTCCTTCTCTAAATCTTTGCCGAAGTATGTCTTGGCCGCCATTTTTATTCCCCAGGCCCCTTCGCCAAAATAAATGCGGTTGAGGTACATTTCTAAGATTTCATCTTTGGTGTACTGGCGTTCGAGTTTAATCGCCAGAATGGCTTCTTGAATTTTTCGCTGGAGTGTCTTTTCTCCCTTGCTGAAATAAATTTGTTTCACCAGTTGCTGGGTGATGGTGCTGCCCCCCTGAGAACCAAAACCACTGGTGACGTTGGCCACGGCAGCTCTGGCAATGGCCAAGGGGTTTACCCCGATGTGCTGATAGAATCGGTCGTCCTCAGTGGCAATGACTGCTTGCTGAATTAAAGGGGGAATCTTGCTGAGCTTGATATCTTCCCGATTTTCCACCTCGTGCAACTGGTAAGCTAACTCACCTTTGTAATCATAAATATAAGAGGTCTGACTGGCGTCCAGTTTGTCGGGATCCCATTCTGGCAGGGTAACGAGCGAGGCTACCACCAGGCCGCAACCAAGTCCGCCAATAACAATTCCCAGGAGCAATAAAATTAGAACCACCAAACGGCCTTTACTTATTTTTCGTTTTTTCACTGTTCTGGGGGCCATCAAATCGCCTCCTTGATTAACCTTATCGCGAAAAGTCCTGGCATCATTATAGCACAAAGCTTTTGAATGAAGCGACGCTTTTTCGAGTTTTTACCCGCTTTGACCAACCGTTGAGGTTCGTTTGCTTGAAATTACTGGGTGTATGTGCTATGATTAAACATCAAGGGGGTTTAACGATGAATTTAAATGAAGAACTGGCCAGCCAGCTGGAAATTATTAAACGTGGGACGGTAGAAATCATCCCGGAAGAGGAATTGGTTACTAAATTAAGAAAATCACTGGAGGAAAATCGTCCCTTACGAGTTAAGCTTGGCCTGGATCCGACAGCACCCGATATTCATTTAGGACATACAGTGGTCTTACATAAACTCCGCCAGTTTCAGCAACTTGGGCACCAGGTCATTCTAATCATTGGCGATTTTACTGGCCGGATCGGTGATCCGACCGGAAGGTCCGAGACCAGAAAGCAACTGAGTGAAGAAGAAGTGCTGGCGAATGCGGAGACCTACAAGGAACAGATTTTCAAAATCCTTGACCCCGCGAAGACCAGGATCCATTTCAACAGTGAATGGTTAAGCACGCTCACCTTTGTCCAGGTGATTGAACTGGCTGCCAAGTATACCCTGGCCCGAATGCTCGAACGTGAAGATTTTGCCAAGCGCTACCGGCAGGGGTTGCCGATCAGCATCCACGAGTTATTCTATCCCTTGATGCAGGGCTATGATTCAGTAGCGATCCGGGCTGATATTGAGCTGGGTGGGACTGACCAGAAGTTCAACCTCCTGGTGGGACGAGCCTTGCAAAAAGAATATGGACAGGAACCACAGATTGCTTTAATGATGCCGATCCTGGAAGGAACAGATGGGGCCCAGAAAATGAGTAAAAGCCTGGGCAATTACATCGGCATCAGTGAACCACCTGGTGAGATGTACGGAAAAACCATGTCTATACCTGATGAACTGATGCTCAGGTATTTTGAATTGGTCACAGCAGTGCCTATGGCTGAGATTAGAGAGATCAGGGATAAACTAAATCAGGGGCTGGCACACCCACGGGATGTAAAAATGCGGTTAGCCCGGGAAATCGTCACGATGTACCACGGAGTAGAGGCAGCCGAAACAGCCGAACGAGAATTTAAAAACATTTTCCAGAAGGGCGAACTCCCGGACGAAATTCCCGTGGTTGAACTCGCCGAGCAGGACTGGTTGGATCGGCAGGTCTGGGTTCCCAAGTTGCTGGTTTTGGCGGGGATCACCGGCAGTAGCAGCGAGGCCAGACGTTTGGTCGCCCAGGGTGGTGTGCGCATCAATGACCAAAAAGTTGATAACCCGGATGCAGAAATCACAGTGACTGATCGTCTGATTATCCGGGTGGGTAAACGGAAATTCGTGCAGATTAAACTTGTTAAATAGCCTTCATCATATTAAAAAAAGTAGCCTGTCCCCTTTTTTTGAGGGGTTTACTCGTTTAGGGTAGACCCTTCTTGTTTTGTTGTTGATAAAGAAGTGTTTGCTCTAGAGAGTTGTGCTATACTGAAGTTAAATGGAGTTAATAATTCTGGTTGATTACCTATACAAGGGGTGAGGAATAAGTGTTCAACAAGGTTTTGGTTCCTATCGACGGGTCACCCAGTGCCTTAAGAGCAGTTGGCTGTGCCAAGCAGTATTTGGCTGAGGGGATAGCTAAACAAGTTACTTTAATCCATGTAGCCAGTATAGTCACTGAAATTATAGGCTTGGACGGTTTTACAACCAGCACTTTTAACACCGAAGTGATGGATTGGGTAGAAAAAGCAGCGGCGGAAGTTGTGGCCAGGAGCCGGGTTGTCTTTGAGGAAGCTGGTTTACCGGTGAGGACAGTGGTGACTTTTGGTAATCCAGCGGAAAGTATTTGCGCATTTGCTGAACAAGAGAACTGTGATCTGATTATCATGGGGTGTCGGGGGCTGAGCAAACTTCAGGAATTACTCCTGGGCAGCGTTAGTGACCGCGTCTTAAAGTTGGCCAAGTGCCCGGTTCTGATCGTGAAATAGTTAAGTTCTATCTGAAATTTGGCGAAACAAGGGGGGAGCTTGGGATGTACAAAAACATTTTAGTGCCCACTGATGGTTCACCGAGTGCTTTGCGGGCAGCCGCTCTGGCTAAGAAATTTCTCCTGGCTGGCGTGACCGAGAAGGTTGCCCTGGTTCATGTTACTTCTCTATCAAAGGAATTAGGCTTGAAGTCCCGGTTAATGCCGGTAGCAGTTAACGAAAAGTTGGTCCAATTGGTTGAAGGAGCCGGCCGAGAGATTATGGAGAAAACCAGGGCTATTTTTACAGATGATGGACTGGAGGTTGAATGTCTGGTCGAGTTCGGCGAACCAGCAGAAGCGATCGTCCGCCTGGCCCGGTGCCGACACTTTGAATTGATCATTATGGGGAGCTGGGGATTGAATAAAATTAAAGAAATTTTAATGGGGAGTGTTAGCGACCAGGTAATCCGGCTGGCCAAATGTCCCGTCATGATCGTTAAGTAAATAGCGGTACTTTGACACCTTTCCGCGCTACTTTTCATATATTACTGTAGCAGGGGGGAGGTGCGAACTTGCGACGGTATAATAAAAAATTACGCTCAATCATCTTGTTCCTGGTCGGTGCCCTGTTGGTATTATTTATTAACTTTAAGATCGTTGAGAACAACCTCAAACCCACAATTTTAGCCATGGCAGAAGCCAAGGCTCGTCAGATCGCCACCAGAACGATCAATGATGCGATCAACACCCGTGTTGTCACGAATGTCGAGTATACTGACCTGGTTTATGTACATAAAGACAATCGGGGACGGGTGGTAATGATGCAGCCCAATACCATCAAGATTAACAAAATCGCTTCTGAAACCACCTTAGAGGTCCAGCGCTCTTTGCAAGCGCTTAAGGAAGAGGGTTTCTATATCCCCCTGGGGCAGGTTCTGGGCAGCCAGTTATTAGCCAGTTATGGTCCGGAAATCCACGTCCGGATTGTCCCTATTGGGACCGTGCAAACCGAAGTAGTGGATGAGTTTGCCCAGGCGGGCATCAACCAGACGCGGCACATGTTGTATTTGAAAGTAAAAAGCATGGTCAGGATCGTTGTTCCGTTAGTTAGTGCAGATGTTCAGGTGGTTTCAACAGTGCCGATTGCTGAGACGATCATTCTGGGTGTCGTTTCACTGCGCAACTACTCATAAAGAAAAAACTCTTGAACGTTAATAACAATTGCCATATAATTAGACTCTGAAGAATCTAATATTTTGTAGGATGGGAGGACGGTTAGGATGTTACTTGATGTTATATTAACTTTGCTACCAATCGTAGCTATTTTTGTTTTAATGAGCAAAAAACAAATGGCGGCGGATGCAAGTGGGGTGGTAGGATGGTTGTTAACCCTTCTGATCGCGATCACATTCTTCAAGACTCCCCTCGAGCTGGGTCTGCGGGCCAGCCTGGCTGGAATCATTTCTTCATTCCCCGTATCTTTAATGGTGGTTACTTCAATATTGCAGATCACATTTATGGAAACCACCGGCGCACTCCAGAGAATTACCGTATTTGTGAAAACCCTTGCTTCGGCAAATAAAGCTGTCCAAATCATGCTGATCAACGTGGGAGCTGGTACGCTGCTTGTAGCCGTCGGCGCTACGCCAGTGTCTATCTTGCCGCCTATACTGGTTGCCTTGGGCTATTCCACTTTTATCGCGGTAATTTTGCCGGCAATAGGATTTGATGCCCTTTGCACTTTTGCCTTATTAGGTGCTCCACTTGTAGTCTATTCGGATCTTACCGGTGTCTCTTTAGTAGATTCAGCCAAAGTTTTTGCCAAGTTTCTACCTGTTATTTCCACCTTGATCGGTTTTGGGATGCTGTGGATTGTGGGAAAATGGAAGATGGTTCGGGAAGGATTTATTCCCTGCACCATTGCTGGAGTCACGAACGGTGGCGTTGCTGTGCTCATGGCTTATATCCCATTCTTAAGTTCAGGAGTGGTGTTAACCGGAGTGATCGCCGGCGCCTGCACAATCTTAGCAATGATTCTTTATTTAAAGTGGTTAGGTCATCCCATAATAGACCGCTCTCAACTTTCTGAGAAAGACATAGAAATAGAGAAAAAAATGTCTTTGCTCACCGCCCTTTCTCCCTGGATTATTTTGGTGTTGACTTCGTTTATTATTAACTTTTACCAACCTCTATTCAATATTTTATTCAACAAACTATCCATGCCGGTGGCGATCATCCCGGGCCAAAAACCCATTTTAACGAGGATGGTATGGAATGCTTATACATGGGTACTTATCAGCACTCTGGCGGCCTTTGTTTTTATTAAACCATCAGGAAAAGCGATAAGTGATACTTTAACCAAATGGTTAAAACGCGCTCCCAGACCGGCGCTGGCTGCCGCAGTGTTTTTTGCTATCGCTTTCGTCATGAATAATTCAGGCATGGAGAAAACAGACGGGATATGGAAATTAGTTAATCCAAGCTCCAACATGATCTGGATTCTGGCTAATGGAACAGCTTTAGCTTTTGGTAGCTTGTATCCCTTTTTCAGCGCTTACCTGGGGTTGTTCGGCGGCTTTATCAGTGGCAGTGAAGCGTCAACCATTGCCATGTTTACAAAATATCACATAATTACCTCAAAAATGCTTAACGTAGATCCCCTGGTGGTAACCGCCGCCACGGGAATCGGCAGCGGTCTGGCCAGTGTTATTTCCCCAGCAAAACTGCAAAACGCGGCGGCTACTATAGATGCCCTTGGCATTGAGAGTAAGGTTATTGAAACGGCCGTGATTATTTCAGTAGTAATGACAGTATTCGCCGCCAGTATGACGTATTTTCTTGCTCTATAATTTGCTGCGAAAAAATAAACTCATTATGGTTGCAATTAGTCTAGTAGGACAGGAGGTCTTTTTTGTGCCAATCACCGAAATGCTTACCCGTAATGCGCAAATGTTTCCCAATGAAATCGCTTTGATCGAACGCGATCCAGCGATAGTCAGAAGAAGAGAAATAACGTGGCGGGATTTTGAAGACGCTGTCAATAAGTTCGCCCACGGTTTAATCGATCGCGGTGTCAGCCAGGGAGACCGGGTTGCTCTGCTGATGATGAACTGCTTGGAATGGCTTCCTGTTTATTTCGGAATTCTCAAAACCGGCGCCCTGGCCGTGCCTCTGAACTTTCGGTTTACGGCGGAGGAAATCAGGAAATGCTTAGAGACTGTTGAGGCAAAGGTGCTTGTTTACGGGCCAGAGTTCCGGGAGAGAATTGACCAAATTAAAGATAGGCTTTCCTTTATTGAGAGATTTATTTTTGTAGGTGAAGAATGCCCTGGTTCAGCCGAAAGTTATGTTGAGCTACTGGCCAGATATCCAGCTTCACCTCCTGATGTAACCATTCGTGATGATGATGAGGCCGCTCTCTATTTTTCGTCAGGCACTACTGGTACTCCTAAACCAATTATTTTAACACATGCCAACCTTGTATCGGCCTGCATCACGGAAAATCGCCATCACCTGCAGAATCACGACGACGTTTTTCTTTGCATTCCGCCGCTATACCACACTGGGGCAAAGATGCACTGGTTTGGAAGCCTGCTTGTCGGCTCAAAGGCTGTTATCCTGCGCGGCGTCAGGCCCCGGTGGATACTTGAAGCAGTATCGGAAGAAAGGGCCACCATCGTTTGGCTTCTTGTGCCCTGGGCGCAGGACATTCTTGACGCTATTGAAAGCGGCGAAGTTGACCTGAGGGATTATAACCTTAACCAGTGGCGTCTCATGCACATTGGAGCCCAGCCCGTGCCACCAAGTTTAATTCAAAGGTGGAAGAAATATTTTCCAGATCAAATGTATGATACCAATTACGGCTTGAGTGAATCAACTGGACCAGGCTGCGTTCACCTTGGGATTGACAACATTCACAAGGTAGGAGCGATTGGTCTGCCCGGTTTTAGATGGGAAGCAATGATTGTTGATGATCATGACCAGCCCGTTCCAATCGGAAAAGTTGGTGAGTTAATTGTTAGGGGCCCGGGCGTTATGAAAGGTTATTACAAAAATCCGGAAGCCACCAGCAAGGTGCTCAAGGGCGGCTGGCTTTATACCGGAGACATGGCGCGACAGGATGAAGACGGATTTATTTACCTGGTTGATCGCAAGAAAGACATTGTCATATCAGGTGGAGAAAATATCTTCCCAGTAGAAATTGAAAATTTTCTGCAAACCCATGATGATGTAAAAGATGTGGCGATAATCGGTATGCCAGATAAACGGTTGGGCGAAATACCGGTGGCTATTGTGGAGACCAAACCGGGAAGGAAACTGACAGAAGCAATGGTTTTAGAATTTTGTCAGGCTTTACCCAGGTACAAGCGGCCGCGCAAAGTCTTCTTCGATAAGATACCACGAAACCCGACTGGTAAAATTGAAAAACCAAAACTGCGTGAGAAATATTGCCGTAAGAAAGAAGCATTCAGTATTGAGGGATGATACCCTTATATTTTAATATACCCATTTAATATATCCATGCTCCATCCAGGATGGTGGGTTAACTCCAGGTTTTAGTCGCCTGGAGTTTTCTTTTGCTCTGGTAATAGGACAAATTAGTCTGAGCGTAGAATGAAATGAGAGGAGGGTTGCCTTTGCAGAGGCTTAAAAATGCAAGAAGTTTAACTGTTAAGGTTATTCAGTCCGGCAGTGATGATGAATGCAGAGAGACGTTAGCGGAGGCAAGACGATATGTAGTTATGCGCATCCTTGAAAAATTGCAGAAAGAAAAGGTGGTTGCGCATGTTAGCGATAATCTACACGCGAGTGAGCACAGAGGAAAAGGCACGTCATGGGTTTAGCTTAGAAGGCCAGGAAAGAGATTGCCGGAAAAAAGCGCAAGAACTGGGAGCAACCAGAATCGAAGTTTATTGTGATGCCGGTGTAACCGGAGAGATTTTGGAGCGACCGGCGTTGCAGGCTGCTCTTGCTGCGGCTAAGTCAGGAGCAACCTGGTTTATTGTTTACGATCCCGACCGTCTGAGCCGAAAACTGGCGCACCAGTTGCTGCTCTCGGAAACGATTGAAAGATATGGTTGTCGTTTGGAATTTGTTAATTTCGAGTGGCAGGATACACCAGAAGGGCGGCTATTTTACTCTCTGCGCGGTGCTATTGCTGAGTATGAAAAGGAAAAAATAAAGGTTCGTACTCAATTCGGCAAAAAAATTAAGGCTCAGCGTGGACTCCTTACGCATCATTTTCGTTTGTATGGTTATAAATACGAAAACGGTGGACTGGTTGTTGACCAGGAAAAAGCAGATGTTTATCATCTGATGTGCGATATGGCGCTTGCTGGCAGCACGCCGCCAGAAATCGCTGATTACCTAAACAGCCTTGGCATTATCGGGCCGCTTGGCGGTAAGTGGTATCGGAACACAATCAGGCGGATATTATCTAATCCATCATATCTGGGCACTGTTTTCCTTAACAGATATAATACAGAGGGAAACAAGGCCGCGAGACAAAAGGGGGAAAAGCGGAACAGCAGAATTCGCCCGCGAGACGAATGGATACCTGTTCCTATTCCAGTATTGATTGACAAGGAAAAATGGGATCGAATCCAGATAAATATAAAAGAAAGAAAGGAAGGAAGGAGAGATAGCAGATATAATGTGTATTTATTGTCAGGAATCTTATACTGTGAATGCGGCAGTCAGATGCATGGTACTACAAACGGCAACAAACGTCGTTACTACGTCTGCTGTCGCCGTCACTTTTCCGGAAGCGACTATAGAAAAGCTCCCGAAAGGTGTGGGAGGCCTTTCATAAGAGCGGAGGAAGCTGAAGAAATTGTATGGGATAAAATTAAGACCTGGCTTGGCGAACTTGAAACAATGCTTATCGAGGCTCGTCAAAAGCGGGTTAATGAGGCAAAGAATAGAGAAATGGATATAGCTGCAAGGAGAATGGAAGAACTAAGCCAGGAAAAGGAGCGCGTCTTTACGGCTTACCGGCGTGGACTTATTGACCTGGACGACTTTGAAAGAGCTGTCGAAGATATCAATTCAGCACGAAAGTCTGCGGAAGTCCGTTTAAAGGAACTATCTAACGCTGTGGAAGCGGAGGCGACCCTTGAACAGGAAATTGACCTTATTAGAGAACTTGCCCACAGCGTAGCCGAAAGACTTGATGACCTGGAAGCGTCCGAGAAAGAATATCTCATTCACACTCTTGTCAAGAAGGCGTTAGTGCGTGGGACGGAGATCATTCTTGAGGTAAAGATACCTTTAAAAGAAAAAGCGTTGCGTGATGAAACGACCATCCTGGGCGAAGTTCCGACAACGTATCTCCAGTTGATGCTGGATCAGAAATTATGGGGCGGACTACTGGGCCAAACACAAAATCAATAAGCGGTAATAATAATTCATCGTAAAATCAAGCATTAGTTTGCATACTTGCCGGATATGGAAGAGTAATTGAATTCGTCGACAATAGCAGATGATAGATTAGAAATCTGGAGATTGAATTTTCGTCATCGACCGTGTTATAGTATCACCGCTGCTATTCGGTGACACAATAACCGTAAATAGAGGGCGGTTAGATGAAAAAAATGGGAAGATCTTCATCTTGACATGGCCCGAAAAGGTATGGTAGAATACCTAATGTCGCCGCGGATAAGGCGGGTCGCTTTCGGACATCCATGTCCTTTGCGATACTAACATATCCGTGTGCAGTAGCAGGTCTCGCTGGTCTTTGAAAACTAAACAGTTGTGCGAAAGCCCGATGGAAGAAAGGACATCGAAAGATGTTCAGGAAGAATGAACCCGGTGATACTTTGAGGTACACAGAAGGCAGAAGGAAACAAGAGCCAAGAGCTCGAAGATAAAGGGATTATCGGAGAGTTTGATCCTGGCTCAGGACGAACGCTGGCGGCGTGCCTAACACATGCAAGTCGAACGG
Encoded here:
- a CDS encoding tyrosine--tRNA ligase, whose product is MNLNEELASQLEIIKRGTVEIIPEEELVTKLRKSLEENRPLRVKLGLDPTAPDIHLGHTVVLHKLRQFQQLGHQVILIIGDFTGRIGDPTGRSETRKQLSEEEVLANAETYKEQIFKILDPAKTRIHFNSEWLSTLTFVQVIELAAKYTLARMLEREDFAKRYRQGLPISIHELFYPLMQGYDSVAIRADIELGGTDQKFNLLVGRALQKEYGQEPQIALMMPILEGTDGAQKMSKSLGNYIGISEPPGEMYGKTMSIPDELMLRYFELVTAVPMAEIREIRDKLNQGLAHPRDVKMRLAREIVTMYHGVEAAETAEREFKNIFQKGELPDEIPVVELAEQDWLDRQVWVPKLLVLAGITGSSSEARRLVAQGGVRINDQKVDNPDAEITVTDRLIIRVGKRKFVQIKLVK
- a CDS encoding universal stress protein; amino-acid sequence: MFNKVLVPIDGSPSALRAVGCAKQYLAEGIAKQVTLIHVASIVTEIIGLDGFTTSTFNTEVMDWVEKAAAEVVARSRVVFEEAGLPVRTVVTFGNPAESICAFAEQENCDLIIMGCRGLSKLQELLLGSVSDRVLKLAKCPVLIVK
- a CDS encoding universal stress protein, coding for MYKNILVPTDGSPSALRAAALAKKFLLAGVTEKVALVHVTSLSKELGLKSRLMPVAVNEKLVQLVEGAGREIMEKTRAIFTDDGLEVECLVEFGEPAEAIVRLARCRHFELIIMGSWGLNKIKEILMGSVSDQVIRLAKCPVMIVK
- the yunB gene encoding sporulation protein YunB, whose translation is MRRYNKKLRSIILFLVGALLVLFINFKIVENNLKPTILAMAEAKARQIATRTINDAINTRVVTNVEYTDLVYVHKDNRGRVVMMQPNTIKINKIASETTLEVQRSLQALKEEGFYIPLGQVLGSQLLASYGPEIHVRIVPIGTVQTEVVDEFAQAGINQTRHMLYLKVKSMVRIVVPLVSADVQVVSTVPIAETIILGVVSLRNYS
- a CDS encoding L-lactate permease, producing the protein MLLDVILTLLPIVAIFVLMSKKQMAADASGVVGWLLTLLIAITFFKTPLELGLRASLAGIISSFPVSLMVVTSILQITFMETTGALQRITVFVKTLASANKAVQIMLINVGAGTLLVAVGATPVSILPPILVALGYSTFIAVILPAIGFDALCTFALLGAPLVVYSDLTGVSLVDSAKVFAKFLPVISTLIGFGMLWIVGKWKMVREGFIPCTIAGVTNGGVAVLMAYIPFLSSGVVLTGVIAGACTILAMILYLKWLGHPIIDRSQLSEKDIEIEKKMSLLTALSPWIILVLTSFIINFYQPLFNILFNKLSMPVAIIPGQKPILTRMVWNAYTWVLISTLAAFVFIKPSGKAISDTLTKWLKRAPRPALAAAVFFAIAFVMNNSGMEKTDGIWKLVNPSSNMIWILANGTALAFGSLYPFFSAYLGLFGGFISGSEASTIAMFTKYHIITSKMLNVDPLVVTAATGIGSGLASVISPAKLQNAAATIDALGIESKVIETAVIISVVMTVFAASMTYFLAL
- a CDS encoding AMP-binding protein, with product MPITEMLTRNAQMFPNEIALIERDPAIVRRREITWRDFEDAVNKFAHGLIDRGVSQGDRVALLMMNCLEWLPVYFGILKTGALAVPLNFRFTAEEIRKCLETVEAKVLVYGPEFRERIDQIKDRLSFIERFIFVGEECPGSAESYVELLARYPASPPDVTIRDDDEAALYFSSGTTGTPKPIILTHANLVSACITENRHHLQNHDDVFLCIPPLYHTGAKMHWFGSLLVGSKAVILRGVRPRWILEAVSEERATIVWLLVPWAQDILDAIESGEVDLRDYNLNQWRLMHIGAQPVPPSLIQRWKKYFPDQMYDTNYGLSESTGPGCVHLGIDNIHKVGAIGLPGFRWEAMIVDDHDQPVPIGKVGELIVRGPGVMKGYYKNPEATSKVLKGGWLYTGDMARQDEDGFIYLVDRKKDIVISGGENIFPVEIENFLQTHDDVKDVAIIGMPDKRLGEIPVAIVETKPGRKLTEAMVLEFCQALPRYKRPRKVFFDKIPRNPTGKIEKPKLREKYCRKKEAFSIEG
- a CDS encoding recombinase family protein, with amino-acid sequence MLAIIYTRVSTEEKARHGFSLEGQERDCRKKAQELGATRIEVYCDAGVTGEILERPALQAALAAAKSGATWFIVYDPDRLSRKLAHQLLLSETIERYGCRLEFVNFEWQDTPEGRLFYSLRGAIAEYEKEKIKVRTQFGKKIKAQRGLLTHHFRLYGYKYENGGLVVDQEKADVYHLMCDMALAGSTPPEIADYLNSLGIIGPLGGKWYRNTIRRILSNPSYLGTVFLNRYNTEGNKAARQKGEKRNSRIRPRDEWIPVPIPVLIDKEKWDRIQINIKERKEGRRDSRYNVYLLSGILYCECGSQMHGTTNGNKRRYYVCCRRHFSGSDYRKAPERCGRPFIRAEEAEEIVWDKIKTWLGELETMLIEARQKRVNEAKNREMDIAARRMEELSQEKERVFTAYRRGLIDLDDFERAVEDINSARKSAEVRLKELSNAVEAEATLEQEIDLIRELAHSVAERLDDLEASEKEYLIHTLVKKALVRGTEIILEVKIPLKEKALRDETTILGEVPTTYLQLMLDQKLWGGLLGQTQNQ